The Pantoea nemavictus genome includes a region encoding these proteins:
- a CDS encoding YbhQ family protein → MKWSNRVQIVTGQTCLHIAMHLLVIAALVWGWKHRALVEVSSTLVAAYAVVFITMLVMQRSARLRRMGDSLEEVTTTYYFGAAMLTLFLISRFIHNNLLIGILGVVMLVGPALVSLLAKEPVQRIEKKRS, encoded by the coding sequence ATGAAATGGTCTAATCGTGTTCAGATTGTTACCGGACAAACCTGTTTGCACATTGCAATGCACCTGTTGGTGATTGCCGCATTGGTTTGGGGCTGGAAACATAGGGCGCTGGTTGAAGTGAGCAGTACCCTGGTGGCAGCTTATGCGGTGGTATTTATTACCATGCTGGTCATGCAGCGTAGTGCCCGTTTACGTAGAATGGGTGATTCCCTCGAAGAGGTGACCACCACTTACTACTTTGGCGCAGCGATGTTAACGCTGTTCCTGATCTCCCGCTTTATCCACAACAACCTGCTGATTGGTATCCTCGGCGTGGTGATGTTAGTCGGACCGGCGCTGGTTTCGCTGCTGGCAAAAGAGCCGGTGCAGCGCATCGAGAAGAAGCGCAGTTGA
- the rhlE gene encoding ATP-dependent RNA helicase RhlE, with protein MSFDSLGLSADILRAVAEQGYQEPTPIQRQAIPVVLAGRDLLASAQTGTGKTAGFTLPLLQRLTAKPSTARGRRPVRALILTPTRELAAQVGENVREYSQYLDIRSLVVFGGVSINPQMMKLRGGVDVLVATPGRLLDLAHQNAVDLSQVEILVLDEADRMLDMGFIHDIRRVLARLPAKRQNLLFSATFSDEIKTLAEKLLTNPEQVEVARRNTASEQVSQQVHFVDKKRKRELLSLMIGRDNWQQVLVFTRTKHGANHLAEQLNKDGITAAAIHGNKSQGARTRALADFKSGGIRVLVATDIAARGLDIEELPHVVNYELPNVAEDYVHRIGRTGRAAATGAALSLVCVDEHKLLRDIERLLKREIPRIELPGFEVDPSIKAEPIQNGRQQQGGGRGQGQGRGQGQGRGQGGNVSRPHSGNAPRPQGEARSARRPAQGASQAAPAANSGRRRPAPKKTGNA; from the coding sequence ATGTCATTTGACTCTCTCGGCTTAAGTGCCGATATTTTGCGTGCGGTAGCAGAACAAGGCTACCAAGAGCCGACGCCGATTCAGCGTCAGGCGATTCCTGTGGTGCTGGCTGGTCGTGACCTGCTGGCGAGCGCCCAAACCGGTACGGGTAAAACCGCCGGCTTTACGCTGCCGTTGCTGCAGCGTCTCACGGCGAAACCGTCCACGGCGCGTGGCCGTCGTCCGGTACGTGCGTTGATTCTCACCCCGACCCGCGAGCTGGCGGCTCAGGTTGGCGAGAACGTGCGCGAATACAGCCAATATCTGGATATCCGTTCGCTGGTGGTTTTCGGCGGCGTGAGCATCAACCCGCAGATGATGAAACTGCGCGGCGGCGTTGACGTGCTGGTGGCGACACCGGGCCGTCTGCTCGATCTGGCGCATCAGAATGCGGTCGATCTGTCGCAGGTCGAAATCCTCGTGCTGGATGAAGCGGATCGTATGCTCGATATGGGCTTCATCCATGACATCCGTCGCGTGCTGGCACGTCTGCCCGCCAAGCGTCAGAACCTGCTGTTCTCCGCGACTTTCTCTGACGAGATCAAAACCCTGGCGGAAAAACTGCTCACCAACCCAGAGCAGGTTGAAGTGGCGCGTCGCAACACCGCGTCTGAGCAGGTTTCACAACAGGTCCATTTTGTTGATAAGAAGCGCAAGCGGGAACTGCTGTCGCTGATGATTGGTCGTGATAACTGGCAGCAAGTGCTGGTGTTCACCCGTACCAAACACGGCGCCAACCACCTGGCTGAGCAGCTGAATAAAGACGGCATTACCGCCGCCGCTATCCACGGTAATAAGAGCCAGGGTGCACGTACCCGCGCATTGGCTGACTTCAAATCCGGCGGCATTCGCGTGTTGGTGGCAACCGACATCGCGGCGCGCGGCCTCGACATCGAAGAGCTGCCGCACGTAGTGAACTACGAGCTGCCGAACGTGGCGGAAGACTATGTGCACCGTATTGGTCGTACCGGTCGTGCAGCCGCTACCGGCGCTGCACTGTCGCTGGTGTGCGTGGATGAACACAAACTGCTGCGCGATATCGAGCGTCTGCTGAAGCGTGAAATCCCGCGTATCGAGCTGCCAGGTTTCGAAGTCGATCCAAGCATCAAAGCCGAGCCGATTCAGAACGGTCGTCAGCAGCAGGGCGGCGGTCGTGGTCAGGGCCAGGGACGTGGTCAAGGCCAGGGTCGCGGTCAGGGCGGCAACGTCTCGCGTCCGCACAGCGGCAATGCGCCACGTCCGCAGGGTGAAGCGCGTTCAGCGCGTCGTCCAGCGCAGGGCGCGAGCCAGGCTGCGCCAGCGGCGAACAGCGGTCGTCGTCGTCCGGCACCGAAGAAAACCGGGAACGCCTAA